Proteins from a genomic interval of Symmachiella macrocystis:
- a CDS encoding Imm7 family immunity protein, with product MFEFHGWARVQYHTHNTDSILQDRCWDNLVEYVKTIPNELVSLNRYNMCDSVFVNGQHNHRSEYVIELFQWIADNSLGSYGILYIRDDEDHSRLSDFENCFRVWRLCRGTLSEHDDPFLSPAIPTVEDPYDPSRGD from the coding sequence ATGTTTGAGTTCCACGGTTGGGCTAGGGTTCAGTATCACACCCACAATACCGATTCGATTCTTCAGGATCGCTGTTGGGACAATCTCGTTGAATATGTCAAAACAATCCCCAATGAACTCGTGAGTTTGAATCGCTATAACATGTGTGATTCGGTATTCGTCAACGGACAACACAATCATCGCTCTGAATACGTGATTGAGCTATTCCAATGGATTGCCGATAATTCGCTTGGCTCTTATGGAATCCTCTATATTCGCGATGATGAGGACCATTCCCGATTGTCTGATTTCGAAAACTGTTTTCGCGTGTGGCGCCTCTGCCGAGGAACGCTCTCCGAACATGACGATCCATTCTTGTCGCCTGCGATTCCAACCGTTGAGGACCCGTACGATCCTTCACGCGGCGATTGA
- a CDS encoding CAP domain-containing protein — translation MLPLRWILNNHQWYTLATLLFLIGGQQVCAAEQIGRHAWQTDYYDAYRQAQQEQKLLLIFFRAAQETPAATAYTETVLPQAELHETLDEYVRVVLPTDVEVPGDDDQPATRLLDHEAFKHMEQQQGIAVMDLIDDETGQYGKLISAHPFSPGRFYSLRATQTVLGLPRASITQRALIYAIRIHPESPKSTESDVDAHLLSETHKHSKLMARIEQVGHHNWDRRFHELNAHFDNLIVGEVAAVSWGGETLIEGAKDCVHAWRQSPGHWAGVSGKHVFYGYDLVLGASGKWYATGLFASAE, via the coding sequence ATGCTCCCGCTACGCTGGATACTCAATAACCACCAATGGTATACCCTGGCAACATTGCTGTTTTTGATCGGCGGACAACAAGTCTGCGCGGCGGAACAAATCGGCCGTCATGCGTGGCAGACCGACTATTACGACGCATATCGCCAAGCGCAACAGGAACAGAAACTGTTGTTGATCTTTTTCCGAGCTGCCCAAGAAACTCCCGCCGCGACAGCATATACAGAGACCGTCCTTCCGCAAGCGGAGTTACACGAGACGCTGGACGAATACGTGCGGGTCGTGCTGCCGACGGACGTTGAGGTCCCAGGCGATGACGATCAGCCGGCGACCAGGCTTCTTGATCACGAAGCGTTTAAGCACATGGAGCAGCAACAGGGGATCGCTGTGATGGACCTGATCGATGACGAAACGGGGCAATACGGCAAACTGATCTCCGCACATCCCTTTTCGCCCGGCCGATTTTATTCGCTGCGGGCGACACAGACCGTGCTCGGTTTGCCGCGTGCAAGTATCACGCAACGCGCACTGATTTATGCCATTCGCATTCACCCCGAATCCCCAAAGAGCACCGAGAGCGACGTCGATGCGCACCTGCTCTCCGAAACACACAAGCATTCGAAATTGATGGCACGCATCGAACAGGTCGGCCACCACAATTGGGACCGCCGGTTTCACGAACTGAACGCCCACTTCGACAACCTCATCGTCGGCGAAGTCGCCGCCGTCAGTTGGGGCGGCGAAACATTGATCGAAGGCGCCAAAGACTGCGTCCACGCCTGGCGCCAATCCCCCGGCCACTGGGCCGGCGTGTCAGGCAAACATGTGTTCTACGGTTACGATTTGGTGTTGGGTGCGAGTGGGAAGTGGTATGCGACGGGGTTGTTTGCTTCGGCGGAGTGA
- a CDS encoding ACP S-malonyltransferase, translating to MDDPFEGGIQSAALAFRGYNVTNMGRSRELLMHPAYGEIVREELKRSSEICAAAIGRPVDLVSDVETNRETSLTTFPDDTALIVGMELAQLRLLKEFYGTDIQNVQLTMGYSVGELASLVVGGVYELDQLLSVPLSLCDDCALLAHDVTMGVVFTRGIALDFAKLKHLCMVISCEGKGLIGPSAQLAPNAALVLGQAKTISRFNQLKKEFFEGRVVVHKNPHQWPPLHTPLVWEKSVANRAGMKVYHIQGGHVAPHPKILSCVTGGADYTESNSRDILVRWTDHPQMLWDVIYTTLASGVKTILHVGPEPNIIPNTFERLSTNVTQQMGSNYIKAISSGVVSGLNRFAWLRNILPAKSALLRAPHIRHVILEDWLLEHTPE from the coding sequence ATGGACGACCCCTTTGAAGGCGGAATTCAATCCGCTGCACTTGCGTTCCGGGGATACAACGTCACCAACATGGGCCGCAGTCGCGAACTGCTGATGCACCCCGCCTATGGAGAGATCGTTCGAGAGGAACTGAAACGGTCTTCAGAAATCTGCGCCGCTGCGATTGGCCGACCGGTCGACCTTGTCAGTGACGTCGAGACCAATCGGGAAACCTCCCTCACCACGTTTCCCGATGACACCGCGTTGATCGTGGGCATGGAATTGGCCCAATTGCGTTTGCTCAAGGAATTCTACGGCACCGATATTCAGAACGTCCAACTCACGATGGGCTATAGCGTCGGCGAATTGGCCTCGCTGGTCGTCGGGGGCGTCTATGAGCTCGATCAACTATTGTCTGTGCCACTCAGCCTGTGCGACGACTGCGCACTGTTGGCACACGACGTAACCATGGGTGTTGTCTTCACGCGCGGCATCGCCCTGGATTTTGCAAAACTCAAACATCTGTGCATGGTCATCAGCTGCGAAGGGAAAGGACTAATCGGCCCCTCCGCACAATTGGCTCCCAATGCCGCCTTAGTGCTTGGGCAAGCCAAGACCATCTCCAGGTTCAATCAACTCAAGAAAGAATTCTTTGAGGGACGGGTTGTCGTTCACAAGAACCCACATCAATGGCCGCCGCTGCACACCCCCTTGGTTTGGGAAAAAAGTGTCGCAAATCGCGCCGGCATGAAGGTCTATCACATTCAAGGGGGCCATGTCGCTCCCCACCCCAAAATCCTTTCCTGCGTCACCGGCGGCGCGGACTATACGGAGTCCAACAGCCGCGACATCCTCGTCCGCTGGACCGATCACCCGCAGATGTTGTGGGACGTGATCTACACCACTTTGGCCTCGGGCGTGAAAACCATCCTCCATGTCGGACCCGAACCGAATATCATTCCCAATACATTTGAACGTTTAAGCACCAACGTCACGCAGCAAATGGGAAGTAATTACATCAAAGCGATCAGCAGTGGAGTCGTGTCGGGCCTGAATCGCTTCGCTTGGTTGAGAAACATTCTCCCCGCGAAGTCGGCCCTCTTGCGCGCACCACACATCCGGCATGTGATTCTGGAAGACTGGCTACTGGAACATACCCCGGAGTAG
- a CDS encoding MBL fold metallo-hydrolase — MNIPTDPSQTVSVHRIQIPNPFFEGDTNVYLLDTEPLTLIDTGIGTEAAFKSLSAGFQAAGHRIESLERLILTHKHQDHFGLSRRLQDLTGCEVFIHEDDLRDVTHVSERLDEYVGIIQERLTGWGVPTADIEHVSSMPYRLDKLCGSTAAQSLSDGQRLKCGETEMEVIHTPGHTVGSICLQLENYLFTGDHVLPGYTPNIGGADIEYNGLLGMYLKSLERIAGFDRPGLTVLPGHHDPVTDLTAHVQKTVAHHAQRESQIVDLLTGGVGLSVYEIAIKMFGTMHDFHLVLGTGEVHTHLELLLDKNQVVHEAGRYYSA, encoded by the coding sequence GTGAATATCCCCACTGATCCGTCGCAAACTGTTTCCGTTCATAGGATTCAGATCCCGAATCCTTTTTTTGAAGGCGACACCAACGTCTACTTGTTGGACACCGAGCCGCTGACATTGATAGATACGGGGATTGGGACCGAAGCGGCATTCAAGTCGCTTTCCGCAGGTTTTCAAGCCGCCGGCCACCGCATCGAGTCGTTAGAGCGGCTCATATTGACGCACAAACACCAAGATCATTTTGGCTTGTCGCGGCGACTGCAAGATTTGACCGGCTGCGAAGTCTTTATCCACGAGGACGATCTGCGCGACGTCACGCATGTGAGCGAGCGGCTAGACGAGTATGTTGGCATCATCCAGGAGCGGCTGACCGGTTGGGGCGTGCCGACTGCGGATATCGAACACGTCTCCAGTATGCCGTATCGACTCGACAAATTGTGCGGTTCCACCGCAGCACAGTCGTTGAGCGACGGACAGCGTCTCAAATGTGGCGAAACAGAGATGGAGGTCATCCATACTCCGGGGCATACCGTGGGCAGCATCTGTTTGCAGCTGGAGAACTATCTGTTCACCGGCGACCACGTGCTGCCGGGATACACGCCCAATATCGGCGGCGCTGATATTGAGTACAACGGGCTGTTGGGGATGTATCTGAAGTCTTTGGAGCGAATTGCCGGATTCGATCGTCCGGGGTTGACGGTCTTACCCGGCCACCACGATCCGGTCACGGATTTGACAGCGCATGTGCAAAAAACGGTTGCGCATCATGCACAGCGCGAGTCGCAGATCGTAGATTTACTCACCGGCGGAGTAGGGCTCAGCGTGTACGAAATCGCCATCAAAATGTTCGGCACGATGCACGACTTTCATTTGGTGCTGGGAACCGGCGAGGTGCACACACACCTGGAATTGCTGCTCGATAAGAACCAGGTGGTGCACGAAGCGGGGCGCTATTATTCGGCCTAG